A section of the bacterium SCSIO 12696 genome encodes:
- a CDS encoding CHRD domain-containing protein — translation MSKRSKNKPGKYAAPAAILGILGISGQASAADGKEYVQADAIKGVAKVKQLSDGSVELVFENGDVVKVAAKDVSVENGKVLVSAEAMEQLAEAGALGGAASWVSDNLLYIGAGVVGAAAIIASNNGDGGPSDGDDNLVGSAMADNIDGLAGDDNIQGLAGNDTLTGGEGNDTLDGGADNDTLIGNAGNDTLLGGTGDDVLRGGGGADINNGGEGVDTADFSDIGSGITADLNSGDASYQAPNGNTVTDTLIDIENLTGSSSDDSLTGDAGANRLEGGAGNDTLAGGGGADTLIGGAGDDVLRGGGGPDTTDGGEGSDTADFSDIGTAVTADLNDGSASYAAPNGNTVTDTLVSIENLTGSDNDDSLTGDSGANTLDGGMGNDTLVGGGGADTLIGGEGDDILRGGGGPDTTDGGEGSDTADFSDIGSAVTASLVDGEASYAAPSGATVTDTLISIENLTGSNNDDSLTGDSGANTLDGGMGDDSLVGGGGADTLIGGEGDDVLRGGGGADTTDGGEGNDTADFSDIGSAITASLEDGEASYLAPNGNTVTDTLISIENLTGSDNDDSLSGDSNDNVLTGGLGDDTLNGGDGVDTADYSDLDVPVIVNVDGDGNGTVTRESGFSVSVESVVVDPAMLRENAMLNPGLSGDFVTEAESGNLYFNIHTSDFPGGEIRGQLDTIVSDTTVDGVRTLVLSATLDAAQEPMDASDSNATGEGTVTIVIDGDSITYSADLSVTGIASSELLPVAGFSAIHLHNDVRDSNGPVVLDVIQDAGAGTDGDVFEQVEDGFSVEHMDQPLASLTTEQSPADLVAEALADNLYYNIHTNDFPSGEIRGQLLVVENNLVDGVGTIVLEATLNGAQEPPPNTSDSEATGTGTVTITVAEDGTVTYSSELSVDGISTTDLLPVAGVSAIHLHNAPAGSNGPVITDIVQDAGGTVDGDVFDEVVEVDTLTSIEIITGANDNAVQIVGDNVDFVNDSPWSADNNGILVNGDNVSVENSSTIDGAFNGVNFAADSSGGSLTNSGTITSASRGVNISGDDVTIENSGSIVTSDDPRNGVIYSNETADNVTINNSGTIDAGEGNNGDAVSLQLSGDDSHTVTNSGDIIGRGDVDPDSSANNQSSGVRLFTSDESATFSGSITNESGATISSEAATGPRAGVIVQNNVNFQGDLSNAGTISGTNNGLYFGTGDHADGVATNEEGGVISSDSRAVNIDGDGLTFVNNGDVLGTGNQRNGTIYSDGTANNYTIINRGLVDAGEGNDGAAIALQLGAEGETDATITNSGTLQGRGQGAADQGVAGDGLRLFTDGSTFVGELVNIGTIDSESTQGPTAGVRLANGVSFQGEIENLGVISGANNGLYFGTGDHSGGVATNAVSGIISSDSRAVNIDGDGLTFINEGRVLGTGDQRNGTIYSDSTANNYTIDNSGLVDAGEGNNGAAIALQLGAEGETDATIINSGTLQGRGQGAADQGVAGDGLRLFNDGATFVGSIDNSGSIDSESAVGPTAGVRFSNGVSFQGELTNSGTISGVNNGLYFGTGDHTGSLVFNEEDGVISSDSRAVNIDGDGLVFINEGRVLGTGDQRNGTIYSDATANNYAIDNRGLVDAGEGNNGAAIALQLGAEGETAASIFNRDTLQGRGQGAADQGVAGDGLRLFNTGATFVGSIDNSGSIDSESAVGPTAGVRVANGVNFQGMLTNSGTISGVNNGLYFGTGDHSGSSVVNQDGGVISSDSRAVNIDGEGLSFTNDGEVVGTGDQRNGTVYLDGTADDVSIINTGSIDAGESNSGSGISTQVGSASEDSLSENISITNSGSIDGRGEGEANAGVRFFNGSGEEEASLSTSINNSGTISSEEAAGILIEEGVNADGSTIVNSGTISGGNGVAIDASGAAGDLVVDSSAGTLEGSVLLGSGDDQFIGGDEDNTVQGGLGNDDLNGGDGFDTADFSDLDVPVTVMLDAMGNGTATRETGFSVMVENVVVDPAALGPAATLNPDLSGDFVTEAEAGNLYFNIHTNDFNGGEIRGQLDTIVSDDTAEDGTRTLVLSASLDAAQEPGPTSDSEATGEGTLTVVVAPDGTISYSADLSVTGLATSDLLPVAVFSAIHIHNDVRGENGPVVLDVVQDAGGDVNGDTMDGDVFAEVVETDTLTSIENIIGSGDDDVIIASGAAANTISGGDGDDRIAGGGGTDVIDGGAGFDTNDFSNINVGVDAEVGGVEVNLAADGTGTASYLGGGNPSNVINESFTGIEAIEGTENNDTIIATGAAANTIEGGDGDDFIAGGGGPDSLDGGDGIDTNSFSTIGVGVVADLNSGSASYQPNPTTTVFENFSNFENLDGTGQNDQLFGDSGANELTGNNGDDLLVGRGGADVLEGGEGNDVLRGGGGADVNNGGEGIDTADFSDIGSGITASLLDGEASYEAPSGATITDTLISIENLTGSVNDDDLTGDGEDNLLAGGAGNDTLTGGAGNDILRGDAVGDGTAITVSITNTLPAGGTFLTPVWFGFHDGANFDLFNAGEAASVGLERLAEDGSIEGIAAEFNQQVGENGVDATILGLGAGAPGPIDPGETASFTLNVNTDLVGQGFFTWATMVIPSNDAFLAVPDDALADPIFDADGNFIGPLVIERFGSDVLDAGTEVNNEEGAAFLNQTARNQGTAENGVVSVHPGFNGSVGNPDATPVNILGGETAAGTIVDPVIGDFTNGNPQLLRIEINLAAGGDDVLDGGEGNDILDGGVGNDELIGGAGADELLGGSGNDVLRGGGGADINNGGEGIDTADFSDIGSAVTASLVDGEASYEAPSGATITDTLISIENLTGSNNDDSLTGDDGDNVLDSLAGDDTLTGGAGSDTFVVREGSDADTVTDFDVDNDVIEVNDLVADAAAALALAVNNGGNAVIDFGNGDVITLTGVDADDLTEANFAVLNTPAPVMSASAMFTELSDEEAVTEESDFEDSSDDGFSDDSMEAADMAATQAMIDNFEVA, via the coding sequence ATGAGTAAGCGCTCCAAAAACAAGCCGGGTAAGTACGCAGCCCCCGCTGCCATTCTCGGTATCCTCGGCATTAGCGGCCAAGCATCCGCTGCCGATGGCAAAGAATACGTACAAGCAGATGCCATCAAAGGGGTAGCAAAAGTTAAACAACTGTCTGACGGCAGTGTCGAACTGGTGTTCGAAAACGGCGACGTGGTTAAAGTTGCCGCCAAAGACGTTTCTGTTGAAAACGGCAAAGTGCTGGTCAGCGCCGAAGCCATGGAACAACTGGCCGAAGCCGGTGCCCTGGGCGGTGCCGCCAGCTGGGTATCTGATAACCTGCTGTATATAGGTGCCGGTGTAGTTGGCGCAGCAGCCATTATTGCCAGCAACAATGGCGACGGCGGCCCCAGCGATGGCGACGACAACCTGGTGGGCAGCGCCATGGCAGACAACATCGACGGCCTCGCCGGCGATGACAACATTCAAGGCCTGGCCGGCAATGACACCCTGACCGGCGGCGAAGGTAACGATACTCTTGACGGTGGTGCCGACAACGACACACTTATCGGTAACGCTGGCAACGACACACTACTGGGCGGTACAGGCGACGACGTACTGCGCGGCGGAGGCGGTGCCGACATCAACAACGGTGGCGAAGGTGTGGATACCGCCGACTTCTCCGACATCGGCTCAGGCATTACCGCCGACCTGAACTCTGGCGACGCCAGCTACCAGGCCCCCAACGGCAACACCGTAACCGACACCCTGATAGATATTGAAAACCTCACCGGCTCCAGCAGCGACGACTCCCTCACCGGTGACGCCGGTGCCAACCGCCTGGAAGGCGGCGCAGGCAACGACACACTGGCTGGCGGCGGCGGTGCTGACACATTGATCGGTGGCGCAGGCGACGACGTACTGCGCGGCGGCGGCGGCCCCGACACTACCGACGGTGGTGAAGGCTCTGACACCGCCGATTTCTCCGACATCGGCACAGCAGTGACTGCCGACCTGAACGACGGCAGTGCCAGCTACGCTGCTCCCAACGGCAACACCGTGACCGACACTTTGGTGAGCATCGAAAACCTGACTGGCTCAGACAACGACGATTCCCTTACTGGCGACAGCGGCGCCAATACCCTCGACGGTGGCATGGGCAACGATACCCTGGTAGGCGGCGGCGGTGCCGACACCCTGATCGGCGGTGAAGGCGACGACATCCTGCGCGGCGGCGGTGGCCCTGACACCACAGACGGTGGTGAAGGTTCTGATACTGCCGACTTCTCCGACATTGGCTCTGCAGTCACCGCCAGTCTGGTGGATGGCGAAGCCAGCTACGCCGCTCCCAGCGGCGCCACAGTAACCGATACCTTAATCAGCATTGAAAACCTGACCGGCTCCAACAACGACGACTCACTCACTGGCGACAGCGGTGCCAATACCCTGGACGGTGGCATGGGCGACGACAGCCTGGTGGGCGGCGGCGGTGCCGACACCCTGATCGGTGGCGAAGGTGACGACGTACTGCGCGGCGGCGGCGGTGCCGACACCACTGACGGTGGCGAAGGCAACGATACGGCAGATTTCTCTGACATCGGCTCGGCCATCACTGCCAGCCTGGAAGACGGCGAAGCCAGCTACCTGGCCCCCAACGGCAACACCGTAACCGATACACTGATCAGTATTGAAAACCTAACCGGTTCCGACAACGACGACTCCCTGAGCGGCGACAGCAACGACAACGTGCTCACTGGCGGCCTGGGCGACGACACCCTGAACGGCGGCGACGGCGTAGACACGGCCGATTACTCCGATCTGGATGTGCCGGTTATCGTCAACGTAGACGGCGACGGCAATGGCACCGTTACCCGTGAATCCGGCTTTAGTGTTTCCGTGGAAAGCGTGGTTGTTGATCCGGCCATGCTGCGTGAAAACGCCATGTTGAATCCCGGCCTGTCTGGTGACTTTGTTACCGAAGCGGAATCCGGCAACCTGTACTTCAACATCCACACCAGTGACTTCCCCGGCGGTGAAATTCGCGGCCAGCTGGACACTATCGTCAGCGACACTACTGTGGATGGCGTGCGCACCCTAGTGCTGTCTGCGACTCTGGACGCGGCTCAAGAGCCCATGGACGCCTCCGACTCCAACGCCACTGGTGAAGGCACCGTAACCATCGTCATCGATGGCGACTCCATCACTTACAGCGCCGACCTGTCGGTAACTGGCATCGCTTCCAGCGAACTGCTGCCGGTAGCGGGCTTCTCTGCCATTCACCTGCACAACGACGTGCGCGACTCCAACGGCCCGGTTGTGCTGGACGTGATTCAAGACGCCGGCGCAGGCACCGACGGCGATGTCTTTGAGCAAGTCGAAGACGGCTTCTCCGTAGAGCACATGGATCAGCCTCTGGCCTCACTGACCACCGAGCAAAGCCCAGCTGACCTGGTGGCGGAAGCACTGGCGGATAACCTGTACTACAACATTCACACCAACGACTTCCCCAGCGGTGAAATTCGCGGTCAGTTGCTGGTTGTGGAAAATAATCTGGTGGACGGCGTAGGCACCATCGTGCTGGAAGCCACCCTGAACGGTGCTCAAGAGCCACCACCCAATACTTCCGATTCCGAAGCAACCGGCACCGGCACAGTGACTATTACCGTTGCTGAAGACGGCACCGTAACTTACAGCTCTGAACTGAGCGTAGACGGCATCTCCACCACCGATCTGCTGCCAGTGGCTGGTGTTAGCGCCATTCACCTGCACAACGCACCAGCGGGCAGTAACGGCCCGGTAATCACCGACATCGTACAAGACGCTGGCGGCACTGTTGACGGCGACGTGTTCGACGAAGTGGTGGAAGTAGATACTCTAACCTCCATCGAAATCATCACTGGCGCCAACGACAACGCGGTACAAATTGTTGGCGACAACGTGGACTTCGTGAACGACAGCCCCTGGAGTGCCGACAACAACGGCATTCTGGTGAACGGCGATAACGTGTCTGTGGAAAACAGCAGCACCATCGACGGCGCCTTCAACGGCGTCAACTTTGCTGCAGACTCCAGCGGTGGCTCACTCACCAACAGCGGCACCATCACCAGCGCCAGCCGTGGCGTTAACATCTCTGGCGACGACGTCACCATAGAAAACAGCGGCAGCATCGTGACCAGTGACGACCCACGCAACGGCGTGATCTACAGCAACGAAACTGCTGACAATGTGACCATCAACAACAGCGGCACCATTGACGCTGGCGAAGGCAATAATGGCGATGCGGTATCCCTGCAACTGAGCGGCGACGACAGCCACACGGTTACCAACTCCGGTGACATTATTGGCCGTGGCGATGTTGATCCGGACTCCTCTGCCAACAACCAGTCCAGCGGTGTGCGCCTGTTCACCAGCGATGAGTCTGCCACCTTCTCTGGCAGTATCACTAACGAGTCTGGCGCCACCATCAGCTCCGAAGCGGCCACTGGCCCTCGCGCTGGCGTGATTGTGCAGAACAATGTCAACTTCCAGGGCGACCTGAGCAACGCTGGCACCATTTCCGGCACCAATAACGGTCTGTACTTCGGCACTGGCGACCACGCCGACGGTGTGGCCACCAATGAAGAAGGTGGTGTGATCAGCAGCGACAGCCGCGCGGTGAATATCGACGGTGACGGCCTGACCTTCGTTAACAACGGTGACGTACTAGGTACTGGTAACCAGCGCAATGGCACCATCTACTCCGACGGCACCGCCAACAACTACACCATCATCAACCGAGGCTTGGTTGACGCTGGCGAAGGCAACGACGGTGCGGCTATTGCCCTGCAATTGGGGGCAGAAGGCGAGACTGACGCCACCATCACCAACAGCGGAACCCTGCAAGGTCGTGGTCAAGGCGCTGCCGATCAGGGGGTTGCCGGCGATGGCCTGCGCCTGTTCACCGACGGCTCCACCTTTGTCGGCGAGCTGGTGAATATTGGCACTATCGACTCGGAAAGTACTCAGGGGCCAACAGCGGGCGTTCGTCTGGCCAACGGTGTCAGCTTCCAGGGTGAAATAGAAAACCTGGGCGTCATCTCAGGTGCCAACAATGGCCTGTACTTCGGCACTGGCGACCACTCCGGTGGTGTAGCCACCAACGCAGTCAGCGGTATCATCAGCAGCGACAGCCGCGCGGTGAATATCGATGGCGACGGGCTCACCTTCATCAACGAAGGCCGGGTACTGGGTACTGGCGACCAACGCAACGGCACTATCTACTCCGATAGCACCGCCAACAACTACACCATCGACAACAGCGGCTTGGTGGATGCGGGCGAAGGCAACAACGGTGCGGCCATTGCTTTGCAACTGGGTGCGGAAGGCGAGACTGACGCCACCATCATCAACAGCGGAACCCTGCAAGGTCGTGGCCAAGGTGCTGCTGACCAGGGTGTTGCCGGTGACGGGCTGCGCCTGTTCAACGACGGCGCTACTTTCGTTGGCTCTATCGACAACTCTGGCAGCATCGACTCCGAAAGCGCAGTGGGCCCCACAGCGGGCGTTCGCTTCAGCAACGGTGTGAGCTTCCAGGGCGAGTTGACCAACTCCGGTACCATCTCTGGCGTGAATAACGGCCTCTATTTCGGCACTGGCGACCACACTGGCAGCTTGGTGTTCAACGAAGAAGACGGTGTTATCAGCAGCGATAGCCGTGCGGTGAATATCGATGGCGACGGGCTCGTCTTCATCAACGAAGGTCGGGTACTGGGTACTGGCGACCAACGCAACGGCACCATCTACTCCGACGCCACCGCCAACAACTACGCCATTGATAACCGTGGTTTGGTGGATGCGGGCGAAGGTAACAACGGTGCGGCCATTGCTTTGCAACTGGGTGCGGAAGGTGAAACTGCCGCCTCTATCTTTAACAGGGATACTCTGCAAGGTCGTGGTCAGGGCGCTGCCGACCAGGGTGTGGCCGGTGACGGACTGCGCCTGTTTAACACCGGTGCTACTTTCGTTGGCTCTATCGACAACTCTGGCAGCATCGACTCCGAAAGCGCCGTAGGCCCAACAGCGGGCGTACGGGTTGCTAACGGCGTTAACTTCCAAGGCATGCTGACCAACTCCGGCACCATTTCCGGCGTTAACAATGGCTTGTACTTTGGTACTGGTGACCACAGCGGTAGTTCTGTGGTTAACCAAGATGGTGGTGTGATCAGCAGTGATAGCCGCGCTGTGAATATCGACGGTGAAGGCCTGAGCTTTACCAATGACGGTGAAGTGGTCGGCACCGGTGACCAGCGCAATGGTACTGTGTACCTGGATGGCACTGCCGATGATGTTTCCATCATCAACACCGGCAGCATCGATGCCGGAGAGAGCAACAGCGGTTCTGGTATTTCCACTCAGGTGGGCTCCGCTTCCGAAGATTCTCTGAGCGAAAACATCAGCATCACCAACAGTGGCTCCATTGACGGCCGTGGCGAAGGCGAAGCCAACGCCGGGGTACGCTTCTTCAACGGTTCTGGCGAAGAGGAAGCAAGCCTCAGCACCAGCATCAACAACTCAGGAACCATCAGCTCTGAAGAGGCTGCCGGCATCCTGATTGAAGAAGGCGTCAATGCCGACGGCAGCACCATCGTCAACAGCGGCACCATCAGCGGCGGCAACGGCGTTGCCATCGATGCCTCTGGTGCAGCGGGCGATCTGGTAGTGGACAGCTCTGCAGGCACCCTGGAAGGGTCTGTACTGCTGGGCTCTGGCGACGACCAGTTTATCGGTGGCGACGAAGACAACACCGTTCAAGGTGGTCTCGGCAACGACGATCTGAACGGCGGTGACGGCTTTGATACCGCCGACTTCTCCGATCTGGACGTGCCGGTCACTGTCATGCTGGATGCCATGGGCAACGGTACCGCCACTCGCGAAACCGGCTTCAGCGTGATGGTTGAGAATGTTGTGGTCGATCCTGCAGCACTGGGCCCCGCCGCCACTCTGAACCCGGACTTGTCTGGCGACTTTGTCACCGAAGCGGAAGCGGGCAATCTGTACTTCAACATCCACACCAACGATTTCAACGGCGGTGAGATTCGCGGACAGTTGGACACCATCGTGTCTGACGACACCGCAGAAGATGGTACTCGCACTCTGGTTCTGTCTGCCTCTCTGGATGCGGCTCAGGAGCCTGGCCCCACCTCTGACTCTGAGGCAACCGGCGAAGGCACCCTGACCGTTGTGGTTGCACCGGATGGCACCATCAGCTACTCCGCAGACCTGAGCGTGACCGGTCTGGCCACCTCCGACCTGCTGCCAGTAGCGGTGTTCTCAGCGATCCACATCCACAACGATGTGCGCGGCGAAAACGGCCCAGTTGTGCTGGATGTGGTGCAAGACGCCGGCGGTGACGTGAACGGCGACACTATGGATGGCGATGTATTTGCCGAAGTGGTGGAAACCGATACCCTCACCTCCATCGAGAACATCATCGGCTCCGGTGATGACGATGTGATCATTGCCAGCGGCGCAGCCGCCAACACCATCAGTGGTGGTGACGGCGACGATCGCATTGCCGGCGGCGGTGGTACCGACGTCATCGACGGTGGTGCAGGCTTCGATACCAACGACTTCTCCAACATCAATGTGGGTGTTGACGCAGAAGTAGGCGGTGTTGAAGTGAACCTGGCCGCAGACGGTACCGGTACAGCCTCCTACCTTGGTGGCGGTAATCCAAGTAACGTGATCAACGAAAGCTTCACTGGTATCGAAGCCATCGAGGGCACCGAAAACAATGACACCATCATTGCGACCGGTGCTGCTGCCAACACCATCGAAGGTGGCGACGGCGACGACTTCATCGCCGGTGGCGGTGGCCCCGACAGCCTGGACGGCGGCGACGGTATCGACACCAACAGCTTCAGCACCATCGGTGTGGGCGTGGTTGCCGACCTGAACTCCGGCTCGGCATCTTACCAACCCAACCCCACCACCACTGTGTTCGAGAACTTCTCCAACTTCGAGAACCTGGATGGCACCGGTCAGAACGACCAGCTATTCGGCGACAGTGGCGCCAATGAACTCACCGGCAACAACGGTGACGACCTGCTGGTCGGCCGCGGCGGCGCTGACGTGCTGGAAGGCGGTGAAGGCAACGACGTACTGCGCGGCGGCGGCGGTGCCGATGTCAACAACGGTGGCGAAGGCATCGATACAGCCGACTTCTCCGACATTGGCTCTGGCATCACAGCCAGCCTGCTTGACGGCGAAGCCAGCTACGAAGCGCCCAGCGGTGCGACCATCACCGACACCCTGATCAGCATCGAGAACCTGACTGGCTCTGTAAACGATGACGATCTGACCGGCGACGGTGAAGACAACCTGCTGGCGGGTGGTGCCGGTAACGACACCCTCACTGGTGGCGCTGGCAACGACATCCTGCGCGGCGACGCGGTGGGCGACGGCACAGCCATTACCGTGTCCATCACCAACACCCTGCCCGCCGGTGGCACCTTCCTCACACCAGTGTGGTTCGGTTTCCACGACGGCGCTAACTTCGACCTGTTCAATGCCGGTGAAGCAGCCAGTGTTGGCCTGGAACGCTTGGCGGAAGACGGCTCCATTGAGGGCATCGCCGCTGAGTTCAACCAGCAGGTGGGTGAAAACGGCGTTGACGCCACCATTCTGGGACTGGGCGCAGGCGCACCAGGACCGATTGATCCAGGTGAAACCGCCAGCTTTACGCTGAACGTGAACACCGATCTGGTCGGTCAGGGCTTCTTCACCTGGGCCACCATGGTGATTCCGTCCAACGACGCCTTCCTGGCAGTACCGGACGACGCTCTGGCGGATCCGATCTTCGACGCCGATGGCAACTTCATCGGGCCATTGGTGATCGAGCGCTTTGGCAGCGACGTACTGGACGCGGGCACCGAGGTCAACAACGAAGAAGGCGCTGCCTTCCTCAACCAGACCGCTCGCAACCAGGGCACCGCTGAAAACGGTGTTGTTAGCGTTCACCCAGGCTTTAACGGCTCGGTGGGTAACCCGGATGCCACGCCTGTGAACATCCTCGGCGGAGAAACCGCGGCTGGAACCATTGTGGACCCGGTTATCGGCGACTTCACCAACGGCAACCCACAGTTGCTGCGCATTGAAATCAACCTGGCAGCAGGTGGTGACGATGTGCTCGACGGCGGCGAAGGCAACGACATCCTCGACGGCGGCGTTGGTAACGACGAGCTGATCGGTGGTGCCGGAGCTGACGAACTGCTGGGCGGTAGCGGTAACGACGTACTGCGCGGTGGCGGCGGTGCCGACATCAACAACGGCGGCGAAGGCATCGACACGGCTGACTTCTCCGACATTGGCTCGGCAGTGACTGCGAGCCTGGTTGACGGCGAAGCCAGCTACGAAGCACCCAGTGGTGCCACCATCACCGACACGCTGATCAGCATTGAGAACCTCACCGGTTCCAACAATGACGACAGCCTTACCGGTGACGATGGCGACAACGTGCTAGACAGCCTGGCGGGCGACGACACCCTCACCGGTGGCGCAGGTTCTGACACCTTTGTGGTTCGTGAAGGCAGCGATGCCGACACCGTCACCGACTTTGACGTCGACAACGACGTGATTGAGGTGAACGACCTGGTAGCCGACGCTGCAGCGGCTCTGGCCCTGGCGGTGAACAACGGCGGCAACGCTGTGATCGACTTCGGTAACGGTGATGTCATCACCCTCACCGGTGTCGATGCGGACGACCTGACAGAAGCCAACTTCGCGGTGCTCAACACCCCGGCCCCGGTTATGTCAGCTTCTGCCATGTTCACAGAACTGTCAGACGAAGAGGCTGTTACTGAAGAGTCTGATTTTGAAGACTCCAGCGACGATGGCTTCTCTGACGACAGCATGGAAGCCGCCGATATGGCAGCCACCCAAGCCATGATCGATAACTTCGAAGTGGCGTAA
- a CDS encoding type I secretion system permease/ATPase, which translates to MPEKSAAGNGIDKSNSSGFMRWLKAINGEIPGFLKPFLGFSLAINILLMVSPLYMLQVYDRVLTSGSSDTLIWLTVLAVFLLAIYAAAEMGRRRLCTLAAENIEDKISEQIFVEFETKHSAGDKLSQNLNVLGRIRGLFQNHLVTPFFDLPFTPLFFLVLFLVHPVIGFIGLGGGAIIFAVAVAAEMSTRGTNEKALNASAQAHQLASGLARQRSAMVAMGLCQNALQKWRTAKEVAREYNLEGSAREGTFSSISRSARQILQTFILGAGAALAISQEISPGAIVAGSIVLSRALAPIDQIVGSWRAITQCRVAWQQLESTRENDLQQQAFTPLPRPNAQLTLDRLSVAAPGSNKPMVHPFSLQVNEGDLVALVGGNGAGKTTLLQTLAGAWEPLSGSAALGNRNIHSWHSADRGQYVGYVPQDVELLPGTVGENIARMSDAEPEAIFAAAQRAGAHEMILKLPQGYDTQLTSSGQLSAGQRQLIGLARALFGEPALLLLDEPTANLDRDAGQAVIQSLQAVAKAGAVIVIASHDRRLIAATATTLLIRNGSVLSAESKNYLQSISPSSKSATKAKVGAKA; encoded by the coding sequence ATGCCCGAAAAATCCGCCGCCGGTAACGGCATCGATAAGAGCAACAGCAGCGGCTTTATGCGCTGGTTAAAAGCCATTAATGGGGAAATTCCCGGCTTCTTGAAGCCGTTTCTGGGCTTTAGCCTGGCCATCAATATTCTGCTGATGGTGTCCCCCCTGTATATGTTGCAAGTGTACGACCGGGTGCTGACCTCCGGCTCCAGCGACACACTGATCTGGCTCACCGTGCTGGCGGTATTCCTGCTAGCCATTTACGCGGCAGCGGAAATGGGACGGCGGCGTTTGTGTACGTTAGCGGCGGAAAATATTGAAGACAAAATCTCTGAACAGATTTTTGTGGAGTTCGAAACCAAGCACAGCGCTGGTGACAAGCTGTCGCAAAACCTCAATGTACTGGGGCGGATTCGCGGACTGTTCCAGAACCATTTGGTAACGCCGTTTTTTGACCTGCCATTTACGCCGCTGTTTTTTCTGGTGTTGTTTCTGGTACACCCGGTGATCGGTTTTATTGGTCTGGGAGGCGGTGCCATTATTTTTGCGGTGGCGGTAGCCGCAGAAATGAGTACCCGCGGCACCAATGAAAAAGCGTTGAACGCCAGCGCTCAGGCTCACCAACTGGCATCTGGCCTTGCCCGACAGCGCTCTGCCATGGTGGCCATGGGCTTGTGCCAAAACGCCCTGCAAAAGTGGCGCACCGCTAAAGAAGTGGCGCGTGAGTACAATCTGGAAGGTAGTGCTCGCGAAGGCACCTTCAGTTCCATTTCTCGTTCGGCCCGGCAAATTCTGCAAACCTTTATTCTCGGTGCCGGTGCCGCCCTGGCCATCAGTCAGGAAATTTCGCCGGGGGCGATTGTTGCCGGTTCCATTGTGCTGTCCCGCGCGCTGGCGCCCATCGACCAGATTGTCGGCAGCTGGCGCGCCATTACCCAGTGCCGCGTTGCCTGGCAGCAACTGGAAAGCACTCGCGAAAACGACCTTCAACAACAGGCATTCACTCCGCTGCCCAGACCCAATGCACAACTCACTCTGGATCGTTTGTCCGTAGCCGCCCCTGGCAGCAACAAGCCGATGGTGCACCCATTTAGCCTGCAAGTGAACGAGGGCGATCTGGTGGCTTTGGTAGGCGGCAACGGCGCCGGTAAAACAACCTTGTTGCAAACCCTGGCAGGGGCTTGGGAGCCGCTATCTGGCAGCGCCGCACTGGGCAATCGCAACATTCACAGCTGGCACAGCGCCGACCGTGGCCAGTACGTGGGCTATGTTCCCCAAGACGTGGAACTGCTGCCGGGTACTGTGGGCGAAAACATCGCCCGTATGAGCGACGCCGAGCCGGAGGCGATTTTCGCCGCGGCCCAACGCGCCGGTGCCCACGAGATGATTTTGAAACTGCCACAAGGTTACGACACCCAGCTCACTTCCAGCGGCCAATTATCCGCCGGGCAGCGGCAATTGATCGGCTTGGCCCGCGCCCTGTTTGGCGAGCCCGCTCTGTTGCTGCTGGACGAACCCACCGCCAATCTGGATCGGGATGCCGGGCAAGCGGTTATTCAAAGTCTGCAGGCCGTGGCTAAAGCTGGTGCTGTAATCGTAATCGCCAGCCACGATCGCCGATTGATTGCCGCCACCGCGACCACCCTGCTAATTCGCAACGGTTCGGTGTTGTCGGCGGAATCGAAAAACTACCTGCAATCCATCTCTCCATCCAGCAAGTCTGCTACTAAAGCCAAAGTGGGAGCAAAAGCATGA